In Rhodohalobacter barkolensis, the following proteins share a genomic window:
- the purM gene encoding phosphoribosylformylglycinamidine cyclo-ligase, whose protein sequence is MSKKTFSYKDSGVDIKAGEELVDSIKDVVQETHNENVLTNIGGFGALFNADFSSYKQPVLVSSVDGVGTKLIVAFKTNRFDTVGQDLVNHCVNDIAVCGAKPLFFLDYFSTGKLEQHVGFDVIKGFSKACKENGVALIGGETAEMPDIYKKGEFDLAGTIVGVVDKEELIDGSKIKKGDLLVGFKSSGLHTNGYSLARNVLFSEYSVDDQPDELNRTIGEELLQVHKSYLKLITDLKSVQGVNGFSHITGGGIIGNTKRVVPDGLSIHINWDSWKRPAVFELIQKTGNVEEQDMRQTFNLGIGLIAIVSPDSLDEVKKRAATYDEELFLIGEIE, encoded by the coding sequence GTGAGTAAAAAAACATTCAGTTACAAAGATTCAGGCGTAGATATAAAAGCCGGAGAAGAGTTAGTCGACTCCATTAAAGACGTTGTTCAGGAAACACATAACGAAAACGTATTGACGAACATCGGGGGATTTGGAGCTCTGTTTAATGCAGACTTTTCATCGTACAAACAGCCGGTACTTGTAAGCAGCGTAGACGGAGTGGGAACCAAATTAATTGTAGCATTTAAAACCAATCGATTTGATACAGTGGGACAGGACCTGGTGAACCATTGTGTGAACGATATTGCAGTATGTGGTGCAAAACCTCTTTTCTTTTTAGACTACTTTTCTACCGGTAAGCTGGAACAGCATGTAGGTTTCGATGTAATTAAAGGTTTTTCTAAAGCGTGTAAGGAGAATGGTGTAGCACTGATAGGTGGTGAAACAGCTGAAATGCCGGATATTTATAAAAAAGGTGAGTTTGATCTGGCCGGAACCATTGTAGGTGTAGTCGATAAAGAGGAGCTCATTGACGGATCAAAAATTAAGAAAGGTGATCTCCTGGTAGGTTTTAAAAGCAGTGGCCTGCATACCAATGGATACTCACTGGCCAGAAATGTTCTATTCAGTGAATATAGTGTAGATGATCAACCGGATGAATTAAATAGAACCATTGGTGAAGAACTGCTTCAAGTTCATAAATCATATTTAAAACTGATAACGGATTTAAAATCTGTTCAGGGAGTTAATGGCTTTTCTCACATTACCGGTGGGGGGATTATTGGCAATACAAAGAGAGTTGTTCCTGATGGTTTATCAATCCATATTAACTGGGATAGCTGGAAAAGACCTGCAGTTTTTGAATTGATTCAAAAGACAGGAAATGTAGAAGAACAGGATATGAGACAGACGTTTAATCTTGGAATTGGACTCATTGCTATTGTTTCTCCTGACTCATTGGATGAGGTGAAAAAGAGAGCTGCTACATACGATGAAGAACTATTCCTGATAGGTGAAATTGAGTAG
- the dtd gene encoding D-aminoacyl-tRNA deacylase — MKVVVQRVNRASVTVENEITGKIKKGLLLLVGIHETDTKKEIDWCCNKISKLRIFEDDEGKMNRSVQDIKGGILVVSQFTLYGDTKKGTRPSFIEAAKPDVAEPLYNYMVERFKKSTDLNIQEGKFGAMMQVELLNDGPVTIIVEK, encoded by the coding sequence ATGAAAGTTGTTGTTCAGCGCGTAAACAGAGCATCAGTAACCGTCGAAAATGAAATTACAGGGAAAATTAAAAAGGGATTACTTCTCTTGGTTGGTATACACGAAACGGATACAAAGAAGGAAATCGACTGGTGCTGTAATAAAATATCTAAGCTACGGATATTTGAAGATGATGAGGGAAAAATGAACAGATCGGTCCAGGATATAAAGGGAGGAATTCTGGTTGTTTCTCAGTTTACGCTATATGGGGATACAAAAAAGGGAACCAGACCCAGTTTTATTGAAGCGGCTAAACCTGATGTTGCTGAACCACTTTATAATTACATGGTTGAGAGATTTAAAAAGAGTACGGATCTCAATATTCAGGAAGGAAAATTCGGAGCAATGATGCAGGTTGAATTGCTAAACGACGGACCTGTAACCATAATTGTTGAGAAATAG